The Alosa sapidissima isolate fAloSap1 chromosome 8, fAloSap1.pri, whole genome shotgun sequence genome contains a region encoding:
- the lman2lb gene encoding lectin, mannose-binding 2-like b yields MLIRSFAHVFENTPKICGRSNMAASMNKFQLTSFPVPNIVFSMRNDAMKLFLLTFLLFLTSRCQGDDGYESDDFLKREYSLTKPYQGVGSSSSSHWDLMGTAMVTPDHVRLTPDLQSRIGAVWGRLPFFLRDWELHVHFKISGQGKKNLNGDGMALWLTKERMQHGPVFGNMNHFTGLGVFIDTYPNEDKSHERVYPYISVMVGNGTLSYDHDRDGRPTELGGCTALVRNVNHDTIILLRYMRNRLTLMMDIDGKREWRECLDVPGVHMPVGYYFGASSATGDLSDNHDLISMKLYQLTVERSAQEEEEAQQEVTIPSVDHMDLPKVDVEEEEGMGPIGRFFAFLISVLGLCVLAVVGVVLHGRWKDRSRKRFY; encoded by the exons ATGCTCATTCGCTCGTTTGCTCATGTCTTCGAGAACACTCCCAAGATTTGTGGGAGGAGCAACATGGCCGCCTCAATGAACAAGTTTCAGCTGACTAGTTTTCCCGTGCCAAATATAGTTTTTAGTATGAGGAATGACGCTATGAAGCTCTTTCTACTTACGTTTTTACTCTTTCTGACGAGTCGGTGTCAGGGTGACGATGGCTATGAGTCGGATGACTTTCTCAAGAGGGAATATTCACTTACAAAACCCTATCAAG GTGTGGGGTCCTCCAGTTCGTCCCACTGGGACTTGATGGGTACGGCAATGGTTACACCTGATCATGTGAGGCTCACCCCGGACCTTCAAAGCAGAATTGGAGCAGTTTGGGGCAGACTA CCCTTTTTCTTACGTGACTGGGAGCTACATGTGCATTTTAAAATTTCTGGCCAAGGCAAGAAGAACCTGAATGGTGATGGAATGGCTCTGTGGTTAACCAAAGAGAGAATGCAGCATG GTCCAGTGTTTGGGAATATGAACCACTTCACTGGGCTTGGTGTGTTTATAGACACGTATCCCAACGAGGACAAGAGTCATGAG AGAGTGTATCCATACATTTCAGtgatggtgggaaatggtaCTCTGTCATATGATCACGACCGCGATGGCAGGCCCACCGAACTGGGTGGATGTACAGCCCTTGTGCGCAACGTCAACCACGACACAATCATCCTCCTCCGATACATGAGGAACAGACTGACT ttgatgatggataTTGATGGGAAACGAGAGTGGCGGGAGTGTCTGGACGTTCCAGGGGTGCATATGCCGGTGGGGTACTACTTCGGGGCCTCTTCAGCAACAGGAGATTTATCAG ATAACCATGACCTAATCTCCATGAAGCTCTACCAGTTGACCGTGGAGCGAAGCgcccaggaagaggaggaggcccAGCAGGAAGTGACCATCCCCAGCGTCGACCACATGGACCTTCCCAAGG TGGatgttgaggaggaggagggcatggGCCCCATCGGACGCTTCTTTGCCTTCCTGATCTCCGTGCTGGGCCTGTGTGTGCTGGCTGTAGTGGGCGTTGTGCTGCACGGCCGCTGGAAGGACAGGAGCCGCAAACGCTTCTACTGA
- the tbx3b gene encoding T-box transcription factor TBX3 has translation MGNTETCIQPGFRIENAKAAPLVKLRTREAETEVEDDPVVHIEAIDLWEQFHKFGTEMVITKSGRRMFPPFKVRCSGFDKRASYILLMDIVASDDCRYKFQNSRWMVAGKADPEMPKRMYIHPDSPATGEHWMSKTISFHKLKLTNNMSDKHGFTILNSMHKYQPRFHVVRANDILKLPYSTFRTYVFPETEFIAVTAYQNDKITQLKIDNNPFAKGFRDTGNGRREKRKQLFLKTARPNDLNSPKDNDVSTAADRTISTSPQTRYVVTSTLKEASDSEADSDEDEKDLTVEDGADPFEVSTITYTPHLNNEHSKAKHDVCTQRLPFETNFEKHKESLDNEPKAEKYCPINEGEEFQKNHRQQPHVIFTPGPMEQHFLNSLNNTNNFLIHPTPFYFGRNVSSLISEGMSTLDTNRQSPSSQGRNVTSGLPFYVQQSSLSSPQGLGLPPCASFLRYPYVATAAVASSWVHRLHLMNTWGHRPRSKPYSLPIKVPRSTTPDAIYRKSDLNLEDYTMGKILFPTPVEGDSNVQTAPAVQSPDYVSK, from the exons ATGGGCAACACCGAGACCTGCATCCAGCCTGGCTTCAGGATAGAAAATGCTAAAGCTGCGCCGCTCGTGAAACTGAGAACACGTGAAGCAGAGACCGAGGTTGAGGATGATCCAGTGGTTCACATTGAAGCAATAGATTTGTGGGAGCAATTCCATAAATTTGGAACTGAAATGGTGATCACAAAATCCGGAAG ACGAATGTTCCCACCATTTAAAGTAAGATGCTCTGGCTTTGACAAGAGAGCAAGTTATATTTTATTAATGGACATTGTGGCATCAGACGACTGCAGATACAAATTCCAAAACTCTCGCTGGATGGTGGCTGGGAAAGCGGACCCAGAGATGCCCAAGCGCATGTACATTCATCCGGATAGTCCAGCCACGGGAGAACACTGGATGTCCAAAACAATCAGTTTTCATAAACTGAAGTTGACCAATAATATGTCTGACAAGCATGGATTT ACTATTCTAAACTCTATGCACAAGTATCAGCCCAGGTTCCATGTTGTGCGGGCAAATGACATCCTGAAACTTCCATATAGTACCTTCAGGACATATGTCTTTCCGGAGACAGAATTTATTGCTGTGACAGCATATCAAAACGACAAG ATAACGCAACTGAAGATTGATAACAATCCATTTGCAAAAGGATTTCGTGACACTGGAAatggaagaagagagaaaag GAAACAATTATTTTTGAAGACAGCGCGCCCTAATGACCTTAATTCCCCAAAAGATAACGACGTCTCCACTGCAGCGGATCGCACAATATCCACTTCTCCACAAACAAGATATGTGGTCACATCCACGTTAAAag AAGCTAGTGACAGCGAAGCTGATAGCGATGAAGATGAAAAGGATCTTACTGTCGAGGATGGTGCAGACCCATTTGAAGTATCCACAATCACATACACCCCACATTTAAATAATGAACATTCAAAGGCTAAGCACGACGTCTGCACCCAAAGACTTCCGTTTGAGACAAACTTTGAGAAACACAAGGAGAGTCTTGATAATGAACCCAAAGCGGAGAAGTATTGTCCCATTAACGAGGGGGAAGAATTCCAGAAAAATCACCGGCAACAACCTCATGTTATTTTCACACCAGGGCCAATGGAACAACATTTTCTGAATTCTCTTAACAATACTAACAATTTTTTAATCCATCCAACGCCCTTTTACTTTGGACGGAACGTTTCCAGTTTGATCTCTGAGGGAATGAGCACCTtggacacaaacagacagtcaCCTTCATCCCAGGGAAGAAATGTAACGTCAGGATTACCCTTTTACGTTCAACAATCGTCTTTGTCTTCACCACAG GGTCTAGGACTCCCTCCCTGCGCAAGCTTTCTACGTTACCCCTATGTGGCTACCGCAGCTGTGGCCTCATCCTGGGTACACCGACTTCACTTAATGAATACATGGGGGCATCGCCCAAGGAGCAAGCCCTATTCTCTCCCAATAAAAGTTCCCAGGAGCACTACTCCTGATGCGATTTATAGAAAATCTGACCTTAACTTGGAAGACTACACGATGGGAAAAATATTGTTCCCTACACCAGTGGAAGGGGATTCTAATGTTCAGACGGCGCCTGCAGTGCAATCTCCAGACTATGTTTCAAAGTGA
- the tm2d2 gene encoding TM2 domain-containing protein 2 — protein sequence MFRISVSYILLCGQFVLLITVLLLQCLDGIHSHNSSDTPGNGVTLSATTATYVDQADNVTNATVVEPPSESEPYEYNGESPVVLCRYLPDEFVFCQDPVDHAGNYTARQELGHGCVKFGGQVHKDVNTTPVWCTALEDIECAGPREFLRGKEPCIKYTGHYFITTLLYSFFLGCFGVDRFCLGHTGTAVGKLLTLGGLGIWWFVDLILLITGGLMPSDSSNWCTFY from the exons ATGTTTCGGATATCTGTCAGCTACATTTTACTCTGCGGCCAATTTGTATTGCTTATAACAGTCTTGCTGTTGCAATGTCTGGACGGAATCCACTCGCATAATTCATCTGACACTCCTGGAAATGGAGTTACGTTATCAGCAACAACAGCCACATATGTCGACCAAGCCGACAACGTAACCAATGCTACTGTAGTGGAACCTCCGAGTGAGTCGGAACCGTATGAATACAACGGGGAATCACCAGTTGTCCTCTGTCGTTattt aCCTGACGAGTTTGTGTTTTGTCAAGACCCCGTCGATCACGCTGGTAATTACACCGCACGTCAGGAACTTGGACATGGATGCGTTAAG TTTGGAGGCCAGGTGCACAAGGATGTTAATACTACTCCAGTGTGGTGCACCGCCTTGGAAGACATTGAATGTGCGGGACCAAGAGAGTTTCTGAGAGGAAAAGAACCATGCATCAA GTACACGGGACACTACTTCATCACCACGCTGCTCTACTCCTTCTTCCTGGGCTGTTTCGGGGTCGACCGCTTCTGCCTCGGTCACACCGGCACAGCGGTCGGCAAGCTGCTCACCTTGGGCGGCCTTGGCATCTGGTGGTTCGTCGACCTGATTCTGCTGATCACGGGAGGTCTGATGCCAAGTGATAGCAGCAACTGGTGCACCTTCTACTGA